From Methanobrevibacter sp., a single genomic window includes:
- the cobQ gene encoding cobyric acid synthase CobQ — MTNCIMVQGTSSNAGKSMLVAALCRIYKNRGYKVAPFKSQNMSLNSYTTKENGEIGIAQMLQAEAAMVEPSIHMNPVLLKPKGDFTSNVIIQGKSIGDMDFYDYQHKYHDDALKAIKESFNILKEEYDVIIIEGAGSPAEINMRRQDIANMEIAHLADANVILIADIEMGGVFAAIAGTYVLLDDYDRSRLKATVINKFRGNLDILKPGLDRIEEITGEPVLGVLPYDETLKLPEEDSASLTTHEFAENKDITIGVIRLPKIANFTDIDPFEYEDDVAVKMIGINDDIGDVDAILIPGTRNSTDDMYELEKSGLGDKIIEKSKDIPVIGICGGLQILGKIIHDEEKKESKHGTVRGLGLLDIESKFARSDKIVTQSEARISQNLKGLAGEIFKEIAGETVTGYEIHEGTSELLNSEALLNISKGQGNNDEGLIDGACNGNVFATYFHGIFHNYNFRRELLNYLRVKKGLEARYGPDPYETQKDYSLNKLAEIVEENLDMKIIDELLFP; from the coding sequence ATGACAAATTGTATCATGGTTCAGGGAACATCCTCAAATGCTGGAAAGAGCATGCTTGTAGCGGCTTTATGTAGAATATATAAAAACAGAGGGTATAAAGTAGCCCCATTTAAATCTCAAAACATGTCTTTAAACTCATACACCACAAAGGAAAACGGTGAAATTGGAATAGCGCAGATGCTGCAGGCGGAAGCTGCGATGGTTGAACCGAGCATACACATGAATCCTGTTTTGCTCAAGCCGAAGGGAGATTTCACTTCAAACGTGATCATTCAGGGAAAATCCATCGGAGATATGGACTTCTACGATTATCAGCACAAATACCATGATGATGCTCTGAAAGCCATAAAAGAAAGCTTCAATATTTTAAAAGAAGAATATGACGTCATAATCATTGAGGGGGCAGGGTCACCTGCCGAAATCAATATGCGCCGCCAGGACATTGCAAATATGGAAATTGCACACCTTGCAGATGCAAATGTTATCCTGATAGCAGACATTGAAATGGGAGGTGTTTTTGCAGCTATTGCAGGAACTTACGTCTTGCTTGACGATTATGACAGGTCACGGCTTAAGGCAACTGTAATCAACAAGTTCAGAGGAAATCTGGACATTCTAAAACCCGGACTTGATAGAATCGAAGAGATTACCGGAGAACCTGTTTTAGGAGTTCTCCCATATGACGAAACCCTGAAATTGCCCGAAGAAGATTCTGCATCCCTGACCACACACGAATTTGCAGAAAATAAAGACATCACAATAGGAGTCATAAGGCTTCCAAAAATAGCCAATTTCACAGACATCGACCCCTTTGAATACGAAGATGACGTTGCAGTTAAAATGATCGGAATCAATGATGATATCGGAGACGTCGATGCTATTTTAATTCCGGGAACCCGAAACTCTACAGACGACATGTACGAACTGGAAAAAAGCGGCCTTGGAGACAAGATAATTGAAAAATCAAAAGACATACCGGTTATCGGAATATGCGGAGGTCTGCAAATCCTTGGAAAAATCATACATGATGAAGAAAAAAAAGAATCAAAGCACGGAACAGTCAGAGGCCTCGGACTTTTGGACATCGAATCCAAATTTGCAAGGTCAGATAAAATAGTAACACAGTCAGAGGCAAGAATCTCTCAAAATCTCAAAGGCCTGGCCGGTGAAATATTTAAAGAAATTGCAGGTGAAACCGTTACAGGTTATGAGATTCATGAAGGTACAAGCGAACTTTTAAATTCCGAAGCATTGCTGAACATTTCCAAAGGACAGGGAAACAACGACGAAGGCCTAATCGACGGTGCATGCAACGGCAACGTGTTTGCAACATATTTCCATGGAATATTCCACAACTATAATTTCAGAAGAGAATTGCTGAACTATCTAAGGGTCAAAAAAGGCCTTGAAGCCAGATACGGTCCGGATCCTTATGAAACCCAAAAGGATTACTCCTTAAACAAGCTGGCAGAAATAGTTGAAGAAAATTTGGATATGAAAATCATTGACGAATTGTTATTTCCATGA
- a CDS encoding ribose-phosphate diphosphokinase, whose amino-acid sequence MIIGGSSSQDLAAHVACELGEELCYVETKKFPDGERYLRVDGPIDEEVTVIQSTGYPQDENLMELLFMIANLKDLGAKKIRVVVPYMGYARQEKRFNPGETVSAKIVCELIQSAGADEFITFNIHEECVLDFFDIPARNVSAMPAIAEYLDKKFFKKGDDKPFIIAPDKGAYGFAQEISEIIGCDCTYLTKVRLGPDKVETKIVDVRCDSESDNTVNVDSVKGMHAIIVDDIIATGGTIVNAIKILKQYGAESVDVCCVHPILANNGATRIYAAGAGKIIGTNSLSSDTSRVSLAKSIADALRD is encoded by the coding sequence GTGATTATAGGCGGTTCATCTTCACAAGATTTAGCTGCACATGTTGCATGTGAACTTGGAGAAGAATTATGTTATGTAGAAACTAAAAAGTTTCCAGATGGTGAAAGATATTTGAGAGTTGACGGTCCGATTGATGAGGAAGTTACTGTTATTCAGTCAACAGGATATCCTCAGGACGAAAATCTGATGGAATTGCTGTTTATGATAGCCAATCTTAAGGATTTAGGTGCTAAAAAAATAAGGGTAGTGGTTCCATACATGGGTTATGCAAGACAGGAAAAGCGTTTCAATCCCGGTGAAACAGTTTCGGCAAAAATTGTCTGTGAACTAATCCAATCAGCAGGTGCCGATGAGTTTATCACATTCAATATTCATGAAGAATGTGTTTTGGACTTTTTTGACATTCCTGCAAGGAACGTATCTGCAATGCCTGCCATTGCCGAATATTTGGATAAGAAATTCTTTAAGAAAGGAGATGATAAACCCTTTATCATCGCACCGGATAAGGGAGCTTATGGATTTGCACAGGAAATATCAGAAATTATCGGATGCGACTGCACATATTTGACAAAAGTCCGTTTAGGACCTGATAAGGTTGAAACTAAAATTGTTGATGTGAGATGCGATAGTGAAAGTGATAATACTGTTAACGTTGACTCTGTAAAAGGCATGCATGCCATTATCGTTGATGATATTATTGCCACCGGCGGAACAATTGTTAATGCAATTAAAATCTTGAAGCAATATGGGGCAGAATCAGTTGACGTGTGCTGCGTGCATCCAATATTGGCCAATAATGGAGCTACCAGGATTTATGCTGCCGGAGCAGGTAAAATAATTGGAACAAATTCCTTGTCTTCTGACACTTCACGTGTGTCACTTGCTAAAAGTATAGCGGATGCATTGAGGGATTAA
- a CDS encoding zinc ribbon domain-containing protein encodes MTRLCKNCGFENQDEYDFCAKCGTALVEGLEPRQIYVCAPQELEVNKKALIAAYITTIFLSWSGAVFGLFYKNTIFSTFTFFGFFMPFFLVQSRHPALRKHGLILMAISLAGVSLSFYIMMN; translated from the coding sequence ATGACAAGATTATGTAAAAATTGCGGTTTTGAAAATCAGGATGAGTACGATTTTTGTGCCAAATGCGGCACTGCTTTAGTTGAAGGTCTTGAGCCTAGACAAATTTATGTCTGCGCCCCTCAGGAGTTAGAGGTTAATAAAAAAGCATTGATTGCAGCTTATATCACCACCATATTTCTGTCCTGGAGCGGAGCTGTTTTCGGTTTATTTTATAAAAACACCATTTTTTCAACGTTTACATTTTTCGGATTTTTCATGCCCTTTTTCTTAGTACAATCAAGGCATCCCGCCCTTAGAAAACATGGACTAATTTTGATGGCTATATCTCTTGCGGGTGTTTCTCTTTCATTTTATATAATGATGAATTAA
- the uvrB gene encoding excinuclease ABC subunit UvrB, with protein sequence MKEFKLKSPYKPLGDQPKAINSLVEGINNGVKEQTLLGVTGSGKTFTMANVIEKVQKPTLVISHNKTLAAQLYEEFKEFFPDNAVEYFVSYYDYYQPEAYVPRTDTFIDKEASINDDIDIMRHSATQSLLSRDDVIVVSSVSCIYGIGSPEDYGEFAFGISVGDIYDRSEILARLVFMQYERNDIEFARGQFRVRGDVIEINPVHGTPPIRIELFGDEIDAISIIDKVTGKKQESLNRYMIFPAKHFVVGQDKMDVAISNITSELDDRLSELNSMGKLLEAQRLEQRTRFDIEMLKEMGYCSGIENYSMHLSGRKWGDKPYSLLEYFPDDFLTIIDESHVTVPQIRGMYNGDRARKETLVEYGFRLPSAKENRPLRFDEFESTVSQVLYVSATPSQYEIAKSKNVVEQIIRPTGLVDPEVLIRPAKGQVDDLLKEVRKTVEKDERILVTTLTKRMAEDLTDYYARIGVKVRYMHSEIDTLERIEIVDDLRRGKFDVLVGVNLLREGLDLPEVSLVAILDADKEGFLRNETSLIQTIGRAARNVNGRVVMYADEMTDSVKNAYDTTVKRRKIQMKYNEVNGITPKSTQRTLKEKLAEEDEKYKVTGAKIEKMPKDELRLLIKDLEKDMKEAAARLDFERAADLRNKLYALKGMDK encoded by the coding sequence ATGAAGGAATTCAAGTTAAAATCACCTTACAAGCCATTAGGTGATCAACCAAAAGCCATTAATTCATTAGTTGAAGGCATAAATAACGGAGTAAAGGAACAGACACTTCTGGGAGTAACGGGTTCAGGCAAAACCTTTACAATGGCAAATGTTATTGAAAAGGTTCAAAAACCCACTCTTGTTATTTCACATAACAAAACCCTGGCCGCTCAGCTCTATGAGGAATTTAAAGAATTTTTTCCTGATAATGCAGTAGAGTACTTTGTCAGCTATTACGATTATTATCAGCCTGAAGCTTATGTGCCAAGAACAGACACCTTTATTGATAAGGAAGCCTCAATAAACGATGATATTGATATTATGAGGCACTCAGCCACTCAGTCATTGCTGTCAAGAGATGATGTTATTGTTGTAAGCAGTGTGAGCTGTATTTACGGCATCGGTTCGCCTGAAGATTATGGGGAATTCGCTTTCGGCATATCTGTTGGGGATATTTATGACCGATCTGAAATTCTGGCACGTCTTGTTTTTATGCAATATGAACGCAATGATATTGAATTTGCCCGTGGTCAGTTCAGGGTTCGCGGAGACGTAATTGAAATAAACCCTGTTCATGGAACTCCGCCAATTAGAATTGAGCTATTTGGGGATGAAATAGATGCCATCAGCATAATCGACAAGGTCACAGGAAAAAAACAGGAATCGCTTAACAGGTACATGATTTTCCCTGCAAAACACTTTGTAGTTGGTCAGGATAAGATGGATGTGGCTATTTCGAATATTACAAGCGAACTTGACGACAGGCTTTCTGAGCTGAACTCAATGGGTAAGCTATTGGAAGCTCAAAGACTTGAGCAAAGAACCCGTTTTGATATTGAAATGCTTAAGGAAATGGGATACTGTTCAGGAATAGAAAATTATTCCATGCATCTGTCAGGACGTAAATGGGGAGATAAGCCTTATTCCCTTTTGGAATATTTCCCTGATGATTTTTTAACAATCATTGATGAATCTCACGTTACCGTACCTCAGATTAGAGGAATGTATAACGGCGACCGTGCACGTAAGGAAACTTTGGTGGAATACGGTTTCAGACTGCCTTCAGCTAAAGAAAACCGTCCTTTAAGATTTGACGAATTTGAATCTACTGTCAGTCAGGTTTTATATGTCTCAGCAACACCTTCCCAGTATGAAATTGCAAAATCAAAAAATGTCGTTGAGCAGATTATACGGCCAACAGGACTTGTTGATCCGGAAGTGTTAATCAGGCCCGCCAAAGGTCAGGTTGACGATTTGCTTAAGGAAGTCAGAAAAACAGTCGAAAAGGATGAAAGAATTCTGGTTACTACTTTAACCAAGAGAATGGCTGAAGATTTAACAGATTATTATGCAAGAATTGGTGTTAAAGTAAGGTATATGCACTCGGAAATCGACACATTGGAAAGAATTGAGATTGTCGATGATTTGAGGAGAGGCAAATTTGATGTATTGGTTGGTGTTAACCTTTTAAGGGAAGGTTTGGATTTGCCTGAAGTTTCTCTAGTGGCCATTTTGGATGCCGATAAGGAAGGATTTTTAAGAAACGAAACTTCATTAATACAGACTATCGGACGGGCGGCAAGAAATGTTAACGGCCGGGTGGTTATGTATGCAGATGAAATGACTGATTCTGTTAAAAATGCCTATGATACTACTGTTAAAAGGCGTAAAATTCAAATGAAATATAATGAAGTCAATGGAATCACTCCAAAATCCACTCAAAGAACATTAAAAGAAAAATTAGCCGAAGAAGATGAGAAATACAAAGTCACCGGTGCAAAAATTGAAAAAATGCCTAAAGATGAACTTCGCCTCCTTATCAAAGATTTGGAAAAAGATATGAAAGAGGCGGCTGCAAGACTTGACTTTGAAAGGGCGGCTGATTTAAGAAACAAGCTTTATGCATTAAAAGGGATGGATAAATAA
- the lonB gene encoding ATP-dependent protease LonB, which produces MLNYDNIKSSQDIDVPPLLIDQVIGHEESIETIKKAAKQRRNVLLIGDPGVGKSMLAKGMAQILPHETLQDILVYPNMEDNNHPLIRTVPAGEGKKIVKATKGSAKGQEEKKTIITMFAIGGVLVIGFMYGRVLESIIAAALILLITLQIKPKSNSMSPKLLVNNQESRFAPFMDATGAHAGALLGDVRHDPYQSGGLGTPAHERVEAGMIHKANRGVLYIDEIGTMSMKTQQELLSAMQEKQYAITGQSENSSGAMVRSQAAPCDFVLVASGNLQVLEGMHIAMRSRIRGYGYEVFMKDYMEDTTENREKLVQFVAQEVKNDGRIPHFAPDALDEIIMEAKRRSGKQDALTLRLRDLGGLVRSAGDVAIEKGDNLVTAEHVFEAKKFARTLEQQIADRSIMQRKDYSMVSAKGGRIGLINGLAVIGDRSGIVSPIAAEAAPTQSKTGGQIIATGKLGEIASESVQNVSALIKKYTNKDISNYDIHVQFIQTYDGVEGDSASVSIATAVISAIEEIPIDQTVALTGSLNVRGDVMPIGGATAKIEAAAEAGMKKVLIPKSNLKDVMIEKKYEGMIQIIPTETLSDVLENILISGSSKDKLIEKMRNIGSKVVEKVPQTSLNNPATH; this is translated from the coding sequence ATGTTAAATTATGATAATATTAAAAGTTCACAGGATATTGATGTTCCGCCTTTACTAATCGACCAGGTTATCGGACATGAGGAGTCCATAGAAACAATTAAAAAAGCGGCAAAACAGAGAAGAAATGTTTTGCTTATTGGGGATCCTGGTGTTGGAAAATCCATGCTTGCTAAGGGAATGGCGCAGATTCTGCCTCATGAAACTCTGCAGGATATCCTCGTATACCCAAACATGGAGGACAACAATCACCCATTGATAAGAACAGTGCCTGCAGGTGAAGGTAAAAAGATAGTAAAAGCCACTAAAGGCTCTGCTAAAGGTCAGGAAGAGAAAAAAACAATAATTACCATGTTTGCAATTGGTGGTGTTCTTGTAATCGGATTTATGTATGGAAGAGTCCTTGAATCCATTATTGCAGCTGCATTGATATTGCTTATAACACTTCAGATTAAACCGAAATCCAATTCAATGTCTCCAAAGCTTTTGGTCAACAATCAGGAATCCAGATTTGCACCGTTTATGGATGCAACAGGAGCCCACGCAGGTGCTCTTTTAGGTGATGTGCGCCACGATCCATACCAGTCTGGAGGGCTTGGAACTCCTGCACACGAACGTGTAGAGGCAGGAATGATTCACAAAGCTAACCGGGGAGTTTTATACATTGACGAAATCGGTACAATGTCAATGAAAACCCAGCAGGAACTGCTCTCTGCAATGCAGGAAAAGCAGTATGCAATTACAGGTCAAAGCGAAAACTCAAGCGGTGCAATGGTAAGGTCTCAGGCAGCGCCATGTGATTTTGTACTTGTAGCATCCGGTAACCTTCAGGTTTTAGAGGGAATGCACATTGCAATGAGGTCCAGAATCAGAGGATACGGGTATGAGGTGTTCATGAAAGATTACATGGAGGACACTACTGAAAATAGGGAAAAGCTAGTTCAGTTTGTAGCTCAGGAAGTTAAAAACGATGGCAGAATCCCTCATTTTGCTCCTGATGCATTGGATGAAATCATCATGGAAGCAAAAAGAAGATCTGGAAAACAGGATGCTCTGACATTAAGATTAAGGGATCTCGGTGGACTTGTCAGGTCTGCAGGTGATGTGGCTATTGAAAAGGGTGATAATCTTGTAACTGCCGAACATGTTTTCGAAGCCAAAAAATTCGCAAGAACACTTGAACAGCAAATAGCCGACAGGTCAATCATGCAGAGAAAAGATTACAGTATGGTTTCTGCCAAAGGAGGAAGGATTGGTCTTATCAATGGTCTTGCCGTTATCGGAGATAGAAGCGGTATTGTATCACCTATCGCTGCAGAAGCTGCTCCTACCCAATCTAAAACAGGCGGACAGATTATTGCTACCGGTAAGTTAGGCGAAATCGCAAGCGAATCTGTGCAGAATGTAAGTGCATTAATCAAAAAATACACCAATAAGGATATTTCAAATTATGACATCCACGTTCAGTTTATCCAGACCTATGACGGTGTGGAAGGTGATTCTGCTAGTGTAAGTATTGCAACTGCAGTTATTTCTGCTATTGAAGAGATTCCAATCGATCAGACCGTTGCGCTGACAGGTTCACTTAATGTCCGTGGTGATGTAATGCCTATTGGAGGGGCAACCGCCAAAATCGAAGCTGCTGCTGAAGCCGGAATGAAAAAAGTACTGATTCCAAAATCTAACTTAAAAGATGTCATGATTGAGAAAAAATATGAGGGCATGATTCAAATCATTCCAACCGAAACCTTAAGTGATGTTCTGGAAAACATTTTAATCAGCGGTTCTTCCAAAGACAAACTAATCGAAAAAATGAGGAATATCGGTTCTAAAGTTGTTGAAAAAGTTCCTCAGACCTCTTTAAATAATCCGGCTACACATTAA
- a CDS encoding ADP-ribosylglycohydrolase family protein, whose protein sequence is MKVKDGIIGLVVGDALGVPVEFVSRHMLEKNPVFTMIGGGIHNQPPGTWSDDTSMTIATMTSIINKKSIDYTDIMDEFIEWFRNDKYTQDELFDIGNGTLEALERYESGIPAVRCGPAGERKNGNGSLMRILPLAYIDGIDYETVENLSCLTHAHKRSRIACALYVEIAKSIINKDDLTIREHVKNACAEITDHYKDNEELAHFKRIFDDDFSSGVSSKGYVVSTLEAAIYCLESTSNYRDAVLKAVNLGEDSDTVGAVCGGLAGIYYGFDDIPIDWIGKIRKVEEIVELCEKYEVVCDEYL, encoded by the coding sequence ATGAAAGTTAAGGATGGAATTATCGGTCTGGTTGTAGGTGATGCGTTAGGAGTTCCGGTGGAGTTTGTATCAAGGCACATGCTTGAAAAAAACCCGGTATTTACAATGATTGGCGGAGGAATTCATAACCAGCCACCCGGAACATGGTCGGATGACACTTCAATGACGATAGCTACAATGACAAGCATCATCAATAAAAAATCCATTGACTATACAGACATTATGGATGAGTTTATCGAATGGTTCAGAAATGACAAATACACTCAGGATGAACTTTTCGATATAGGAAACGGAACATTAGAAGCTCTGGAGAGATATGAATCCGGAATTCCTGCTGTTAGATGCGGCCCTGCAGGTGAGAGAAAAAACGGTAACGGCTCATTAATGAGAATTTTGCCTCTGGCCTATATTGACGGCATTGATTATGAAACTGTTGAAAATCTCTCTTGTCTGACTCACGCACATAAAAGATCAAGAATTGCCTGTGCGTTATACGTTGAAATTGCAAAATCCATAATCAATAAGGATGATTTGACTATAAGGGAACATGTGAAAAATGCATGTGCTGAAATCACTGACCATTACAAAGACAATGAGGAACTCGCCCACTTCAAGAGAATTTTCGATGATGATTTCTCGTCAGGCGTTTCATCCAAAGGTTATGTAGTCTCCACTCTCGAAGCGGCCATATACTGTCTTGAAAGCACATCCAATTATAGGGATGCTGTTCTTAAAGCCGTGAATCTGGGTGAGGACAGCGATACTGTAGGTGCTGTATGCGGAGGACTTGCCGGAATTTATTACGGTTTTGATGATATCCCTATAGACTGGATTGGAAAAATCCGAAAGGTTGAAGAGATTGTTGAATTATGTGAAAAATACGAGGTCGTATGTGATGAATATTTATGA
- the uvrA gene encoding excinuclease ABC subunit UvrA, which yields MTKDFKKEIIIRGAREHNLQNIDVSVPRDEFIVITGISGSGKSSLAFDTLYAEGQRRYVESLSAYARQFLGQMKKPEMESIEGLSPAISIDQKTTRENPRSTVGTITEIYDYLRLLFARIGIPHCPKCGEEISQQTIGQIADSIIEEGEELKIQILSPVVRDKKGQHKDVFQDLRNKGFVRVRVDGEIRDLEEDIDLAKTYRHSIDVVVDRLKIRRDVDFKRRLADSLETAAEFSDGLITILFTGEDGDYEKKYSEHFACVDCGINFEELTPRMFSFNAPQGACPECNGIGSKMEIDPDLIVPDKTLTLNEGAIAPWSKSSKKENYYYQMLEAVSKYYNFSMDVPFRDLDKQHQNTILYGCDDKIPFSFQRRNKSYMVNRKFEGVIPRMERLYIETKSNYSRKYLSKFMSDRKCHVCGGKRLRPEVLAVTVGGKSIIDVCDLAIKDSYQFFQNLELTERENFIAKEILKEINERLSFLVEVGLDYLSMSRSSGTLSGGEAQRIRLATQIGSGLVGVLYILDEPSIGLHQRDNKKLIEALKRLKDLGNTLVVVEHDEETILAADYVVDIGPGAGEYGGKVVAQGTPGDIMDNPDSVTGQYISRVKKIDIPDKRRDGNGKFIKIIGAAQNNLKEIDVEIPLGKFTCVTGVSGSGKSSLINEILYKGVKEKLAKKFTFAGKYEEIEGLEAIDKVIAIDQKPIGRTPRSNPATYTGVFTDIRDLFANTPEAKARGYKPGRFSFNVKGGRCEACSGDGIVQIEMHFLADVYVPCEVCSGKRYNEETLDIRYKGKNIYEVLEMTVEEALEFFENIPKITKKLQTLYDVGLGYMKIGQSATTLSGGEAQRIKLAKELSRTSTGKTLYILDEPTTGLHFEDIKKLLDVLARLTDVGNTVVVIEHNLDVIKTADHIIDLGPEGGDGGGQVIATGTPEEVAKAGTYTGQFLEKMLNENITPYAKQLIEGK from the coding sequence ATGACAAAAGATTTTAAAAAAGAGATTATCATCAGGGGCGCACGTGAGCACAATCTGCAAAATATTGATGTAAGTGTTCCTCGTGATGAATTTATTGTAATTACAGGTATCAGCGGGTCTGGTAAGTCCTCATTAGCATTTGATACTCTCTATGCTGAAGGACAGCGTAGGTATGTCGAGTCACTATCAGCTTATGCTAGACAATTTTTAGGTCAGATGAAAAAGCCCGAAATGGAATCTATTGAAGGGTTGTCCCCTGCCATTTCAATCGACCAGAAAACAACAAGGGAAAACCCCAGATCAACTGTAGGAACCATTACAGAAATTTATGATTACTTACGATTACTGTTTGCAAGAATAGGTATTCCCCATTGTCCAAAATGCGGAGAAGAAATCTCACAGCAAACCATTGGCCAGATTGCCGATTCAATTATAGAAGAAGGCGAAGAGCTTAAAATTCAAATATTGTCTCCGGTAGTAAGGGATAAAAAGGGACAGCACAAGGATGTTTTTCAGGATTTGAGAAACAAAGGTTTTGTTAGAGTCCGTGTTGATGGCGAAATCAGAGATTTGGAAGAGGATATTGATCTTGCAAAAACATACAGGCACAGCATTGATGTTGTAGTGGACAGACTTAAAATCAGAAGGGATGTGGACTTTAAAAGAAGACTGGCCGACTCTCTTGAAACTGCAGCCGAATTTTCTGATGGGTTAATTACAATTTTATTCACAGGTGAAGACGGTGATTATGAGAAGAAATATTCAGAGCACTTTGCATGTGTTGATTGCGGAATTAACTTTGAAGAGCTGACTCCAAGAATGTTTTCATTTAACGCTCCTCAGGGGGCTTGCCCTGAATGTAACGGTATCGGTTCAAAAATGGAAATTGACCCTGACTTAATTGTTCCTGACAAGACATTGACATTAAATGAAGGAGCTATTGCGCCATGGTCAAAATCTTCAAAAAAAGAGAATTATTACTATCAGATGCTTGAAGCAGTTTCCAAATACTATAATTTCAGTATGGATGTCCCATTCAGGGATTTGGATAAGCAGCATCAGAATACTATTTTATACGGCTGTGATGATAAGATTCCGTTTTCATTTCAAAGAAGAAACAAATCCTACATGGTCAACCGTAAATTTGAAGGGGTTATTCCAAGAATGGAAAGGCTATACATAGAAACCAAGTCTAACTATTCAAGAAAATACCTGTCCAAATTCATGTCTGATAGAAAATGTCATGTTTGCGGAGGCAAAAGACTTAGGCCTGAGGTATTGGCTGTTACTGTCGGCGGAAAATCTATCATTGATGTCTGCGATCTGGCTATTAAAGATTCATATCAATTTTTCCAGAATCTGGAATTGACTGAAAGGGAGAATTTCATTGCAAAAGAAATTCTAAAAGAAATCAATGAACGTTTAAGCTTTTTAGTTGAGGTCGGACTTGATTATTTATCAATGTCAAGATCTTCCGGTACTCTGTCCGGTGGGGAGGCTCAAAGGATTAGACTGGCAACTCAAATCGGATCAGGGCTTGTTGGTGTATTATACATTCTTGATGAGCCAAGTATAGGACTTCACCAGAGAGACAATAAAAAACTTATTGAGGCTCTCAAAAGACTTAAGGATTTGGGAAATACTCTTGTTGTTGTAGAACACGATGAAGAAACTATTTTAGCAGCAGATTATGTTGTGGATATTGGTCCTGGGGCAGGTGAATATGGAGGCAAGGTTGTTGCTCAGGGAACTCCCGGCGATATTATGGACAATCCCGACTCAGTCACCGGCCAGTATATCTCAAGGGTTAAAAAAATTGATATTCCTGACAAGAGAAGAGATGGAAACGGCAAGTTTATAAAGATAATCGGAGCTGCTCAAAACAACCTTAAAGAAATTGATGTTGAAATTCCATTGGGTAAATTCACCTGCGTTACCGGCGTCAGCGGTTCTGGCAAAAGCAGTTTAATCAATGAAATATTATACAAGGGTGTTAAAGAAAAATTAGCCAAAAAATTCACCTTTGCAGGTAAATATGAGGAGATTGAAGGATTGGAGGCTATTGACAAGGTTATTGCCATTGACCAAAAACCAATCGGCAGAACTCCACGTTCAAATCCTGCAACATATACCGGCGTATTTACCGATATTCGCGATTTATTTGCTAACACTCCTGAAGCTAAAGCAAGAGGCTACAAACCCGGAAGGTTCTCTTTCAATGTTAAGGGGGGAAGATGTGAAGCATGTTCCGGTGACGGTATTGTTCAGATTGAAATGCACTTTTTAGCGGATGTATATGTTCCGTGTGAAGTTTGCAGCGGTAAAAGATACAATGAAGAGACCTTGGATATCAGATACAAAGGCAAAAATATCTATGAGGTCTTGGAAATGACTGTTGAAGAAGCTTTGGAGTTCTTTGAAAACATTCCAAAAATCACTAAAAAGCTTCAAACTTTATATGATGTCGGTTTGGGCTATATGAAAATCGGCCAATCTGCAACAACATTGTCTGGTGGGGAAGCTCAAAGAATCAAATTGGCTAAAGAGTTATCTAGAACCAGCACAGGCAAAACTTTATATATTTTGGATGAACCGACCACTGGTCTTCATTTTGAAGACATTAAGAAATTACTTGATGTTTTGGCCAGATTAACTGATGTGGGCAATACTGTTGTTGTCATTGAACATAATCTGGATGTTATTAAAACTGCAGACCACATTATTGACTTGGGTCCTGAAGGCGGTGACGGTGGAGGTCAGGTAATAGCTACAGGAACTCCCGAAGAGGTTGCCAAAGCCGGAACTTATACTGGCCAGTTCTTGGAGAAAATGTTAAATGAGAATATTACTCCATATGCCAAACAATTAATAGAGGGAAAATAA